A window of the Vicia villosa cultivar HV-30 ecotype Madison, WI unplaced genomic scaffold, Vvil1.0 ctg.006067F_1_1, whole genome shotgun sequence genome harbors these coding sequences:
- the LOC131642906 gene encoding vesicle-associated membrane protein 722-like: MGQQSLIYSFVARGTVIIAEYTEFTGNFTGVAAQCLQKLPSSNNKFTYNCDGHTFNYLVDSGLTYCVVAVESAGRQTPIAFLERIKEEFTKKYAGKAENAAAKSLNREFGPKLKEQMQYCVDHPEEINKLSKVKAQVSEVKGVMMENIEKVLDRGEKIELLVDKTENLRSQAQDFRQQGTKIRRKMWFQNMKIKLIVLGIVIAIILIIVLSVCGGFNCSK; the protein is encoded by the exons ATGGGACAACAATCGTTGATCTACAGCTTCGTCGCTCGCGGCACCGTTATCATCGCGGAATACACTGAGTTCACCGGTAACTTCACCGGCGTGGCGGCGCAGTGTCTCCAGAAACTACCGTCCTCAAACAACAAGTTCACTTACAACTGCGATGGACATACGTTTAACTACCTCGTTGATAGTGGACTCA CTTACTGTGTTGTTGCTGTTGAGTCTGCTGGACGGCAGACTCCAATTGCTTTCCTTGAACGCATCAAGGAGGAATTTACCAAGAAATATGCTGGAAAAGCTGAAAATGCGGCTGCGAAGAGTCTGAATAGAGAGTTTGG GCCTAAGTTAAAGGAACAGATGCAGTACTGTGTTGATCACCCAGAGGAGATTAACAAGCTTTCTAAAGTGAAAGCTCAGGTTTCAGAAGTTAAAGGAGTTATGATGGAAAATATTGAGAAG GTTCTGGACCGTGGGGAGAAAATTGAGCTTTTAGTTGACAAGACAGAGAACCTTCGCTCTCAG GCGCAAGATTTCAGGCAACAGGGAACCAAGATAAGGAGAAAGATGTGGTTCCAAAATATGAAGATAAAGCTAATAGTTCTTGGTATCGTAATTGCCATAATTCTCATTATTGTTCTTTCAGTCTGTGGTGGCTTCAACTGTTCTAAATGA